The proteins below are encoded in one region of Acetobacter oryzoeni:
- a CDS encoding winged helix-turn-helix transcriptional regulator: MPDSDMKTIYNARPRSSSAADMQCAIRILEGRWKMMILAWLFEGPVMRFSDLQRAIPDISQKMLIQQLRALEQEKVIFRTVHAQVPPKVEYGLTDIGKALGPVFIALLDWADLRRAAKASDS; the protein is encoded by the coding sequence ATGCCCGATTCAGATATGAAAACCATCTACAATGCACGTCCCCGTTCCAGCTCGGCCGCCGATATGCAGTGCGCTATTCGCATTCTCGAAGGACGGTGGAAGATGATGATTCTGGCCTGGCTTTTTGAGGGGCCGGTCATGCGTTTTTCAGACCTGCAAAGAGCCATACCGGATATTTCACAGAAAATGCTGATCCAGCAGCTTCGTGCACTGGAGCAGGAAAAGGTCATTTTCCGCACGGTCCACGCACAAGTTCCGCCTAAAGTCGAATATGGCCTGACGGACATTGGCAAAGCGCTCGGTCCGGTTTTCATAGCCCTACTGGACTGGGCTGATCTGAGACGTGCAGCTAAAGCGTCCGATTCATAG
- a CDS encoding aldo/keto reductase, translated as MKLRQLGKSGPQVSEIGLGCMSMSGMYGPADRKESIATIHAALDAGITLLDTGDFYGMGHNEMLIGEAIKDIPRDRFLVSVKFGAMRDPGGNWGSYDARPAAMKNFLAYTLQRLGLDHVDIYRPARLDPAVPIEDTIGAIAEMVQAGYVRHIGLSEVGPETIRRAASVHPISDLQIEYSLISRGIEDKILPACRELGIGITAYGVLARGLISGHWQGAKGPGDFRVRSPRFQEGNVERNLALVETLREIAASKGASVAQLAIAWVAAQGDDIVPLVGARRRDRLSEALGALDLVLTPEDLVAIEQAVPKGAAAGERYDPKQMAVLDSEKSGAVEG; from the coding sequence ATGAAATTGCGGCAACTTGGTAAGAGCGGCCCTCAGGTATCCGAAATCGGTCTTGGGTGTATGAGCATGTCCGGCATGTATGGTCCGGCTGATCGGAAAGAAAGCATCGCTACCATCCATGCCGCGCTGGACGCTGGGATCACGCTTCTCGACACCGGCGATTTTTATGGCATGGGCCATAACGAAATGCTGATCGGTGAGGCGATCAAGGATATTCCTCGCGACAGATTCCTCGTCAGCGTCAAGTTTGGTGCGATGCGCGACCCGGGTGGCAACTGGGGCTCCTACGACGCACGGCCTGCTGCCATGAAAAACTTCCTAGCCTATACCCTGCAACGGCTCGGGCTTGATCATGTCGACATCTACCGGCCTGCACGGCTGGACCCGGCTGTGCCTATCGAGGATACGATTGGCGCCATCGCCGAGATGGTTCAGGCGGGTTATGTCCGGCATATCGGTCTTTCGGAAGTTGGCCCGGAAACCATCCGGCGCGCGGCTTCCGTCCACCCAATCAGTGACCTTCAGATTGAATATTCGCTGATTTCGCGTGGCATTGAGGACAAAATTCTTCCTGCCTGTCGTGAACTCGGTATCGGCATAACAGCCTACGGCGTGCTCGCGCGTGGTCTGATCAGCGGGCATTGGCAGGGAGCAAAGGGACCGGGGGATTTTCGGGTTCGTAGCCCTCGCTTTCAGGAAGGCAATGTCGAGCGCAATTTGGCTCTTGTGGAGACCTTGCGCGAAATTGCGGCATCCAAGGGCGCTAGCGTGGCTCAGTTGGCAATTGCCTGGGTGGCCGCACAGGGTGACGACATCGTGCCACTTGTAGGAGCTCGCCGACGCGATCGGCTCTCCGAGGCGCTGGGTGCGCTTGATCTTGTGCTGACGCCTGAGGATCTGGTTGCTATCGAACAGGCTGTTCCCAAAGGG